One genomic region from Halomicrobium zhouii encodes:
- a CDS encoding MBL fold metallo-hydrolase yields MPAISPDRLGDRLRTDGDDVVVLDIRHEQAFEEWHVPGSINVDAYDELTADPESAKDALAELPEDGQIVTVCAAGVVSQTATDVLREMGYDAVTLTDGMNGWSRVHRHASVPADLDGTLIQVARPGKGCLSHVLVSDGEAAVFDPSHYLDEYEAVLDEHDAELVGVFDTHAHADHVSGAADLAERRGVPYYLHPKDALAVDATPLADGQVFEVGTVEIEVVHTPGHSEGSISFDVGGAALLTGDTLFHDSVGRVELGVEAGIEDSDIEQNAATLYESLQRLLARPDGALVLPAHDPGSPEPPVTATLGEVRDRNADLGRDREEFVEALASDVPDHPPNFERVKRTNVGQESVPADELAELELGPNNCAAE; encoded by the coding sequence ATGCCAGCAATCTCTCCAGACCGACTCGGTGACCGCTTGCGGACCGACGGCGACGACGTCGTCGTCCTCGATATTCGCCACGAACAGGCGTTCGAGGAGTGGCACGTTCCGGGCAGTATCAACGTCGACGCCTACGACGAACTGACCGCCGACCCCGAGTCGGCGAAGGACGCCCTCGCAGAGCTCCCCGAGGACGGCCAGATCGTCACCGTCTGCGCTGCGGGCGTCGTCTCCCAGACCGCGACTGACGTCCTCCGGGAGATGGGCTACGACGCCGTGACGCTCACGGACGGGATGAACGGCTGGAGTCGCGTCCACCGGCACGCGAGCGTTCCCGCTGACCTGGACGGCACGCTGATCCAGGTCGCCCGGCCGGGGAAAGGCTGCCTCTCGCACGTCCTCGTCTCCGACGGCGAGGCCGCCGTCTTCGACCCCTCGCACTACCTCGACGAGTACGAGGCGGTCCTCGACGAGCACGACGCCGAGCTCGTCGGCGTCTTCGATACGCACGCCCACGCCGACCACGTCTCCGGCGCCGCCGACCTCGCAGAGCGCCGCGGCGTTCCGTACTACCTCCACCCGAAGGACGCACTCGCCGTCGACGCCACTCCTCTGGCGGACGGGCAGGTCTTCGAGGTCGGAACCGTCGAAATCGAAGTCGTACACACCCCCGGACACAGCGAGGGGAGCATCTCGTTCGACGTCGGCGGTGCAGCGCTCCTGACGGGCGACACGCTCTTCCACGACAGCGTCGGGCGCGTCGAACTCGGCGTCGAAGCCGGGATCGAGGACTCAGATATCGAGCAGAACGCCGCCACGCTCTACGAGAGTCTCCAGCGCCTGCTGGCCCGGCCGGACGGCGCGCTCGTCCTTCCGGCCCACGATCCCGGCTCGCCCGAACCGCCGGTGACGGCGACGCTCGGTGAGGTCAGGGACCGGAACGCCGACCTCGGCCGCGACCGCGAGGAGTTCGTCGAGGCGCTCGCTTCGGACGTCCCGGACCACCCGCCGAACTTCGAGCGCGTCAAGCGAACGAACGTCGGCCAGGAGTCGGTGCCCGCCGACGAACTGGCCGAACTGGAACTTGGGCCGAACAACTGTGCCGCGGAGTAA
- a CDS encoding MFS transporter produces the protein MSQATELRQGIREHLGQFSLHVLLVFATGLTIGSERAVVPVLGRDVLGVESLFVIGSFVVSFGIVKSVLNLYAGKWGERYGRKPVLVLGWATALPLPLVLVFAPSWGWITVGNVLLGINQALTWSMAINAKIDLAGPDQRGLAVGIDEAFGYSGVAVGAWVTGLIAGQTSLRPEPFYFLAAVVVLAFLVSVFLIRETVQYAQAEGDDDDHDANLPFDEVLKRATYGDRTLFAAAQAGHVENFVDTLFWIAVPLYLTSQGLGIAAVGVVVGVHSAMYFLQIATGGLADRIGRRPPVVAGMFLAGGGVLGMVLVEGYLPWAALAGVSGLGMALLYPNLMTVPSDAAHPTWRSAGMGVYRMWRDSGYAVGAVLIGLSMEFVNAEAAFYLTAALMFVSGAVVYGWMEETHPDFGTHEPPAPAPDPSARTVAED, from the coding sequence ATGAGTCAGGCCACCGAACTCAGACAGGGAATCCGCGAGCACCTCGGCCAGTTCTCACTCCACGTCCTGCTCGTGTTCGCGACCGGGCTGACCATCGGGTCCGAACGCGCCGTCGTCCCCGTCCTTGGCCGGGACGTCCTGGGCGTCGAGTCGCTGTTCGTCATCGGCTCGTTCGTCGTCTCGTTCGGGATCGTCAAGTCGGTCCTCAACCTCTACGCCGGGAAGTGGGGCGAGCGGTACGGCCGCAAACCCGTCCTCGTGCTCGGGTGGGCGACCGCGCTCCCGCTCCCGCTCGTCCTCGTCTTCGCCCCCAGCTGGGGCTGGATCACGGTCGGGAACGTCCTGCTCGGGATCAACCAGGCGCTGACCTGGAGCATGGCGATCAACGCCAAGATCGATCTGGCGGGTCCGGACCAGCGCGGCCTCGCGGTCGGTATCGACGAGGCGTTCGGGTACAGCGGCGTCGCCGTCGGCGCCTGGGTCACGGGCCTCATCGCCGGCCAGACCAGTCTCCGGCCCGAGCCGTTCTACTTCCTCGCCGCGGTCGTCGTACTGGCGTTCCTCGTCTCCGTCTTCCTGATCAGGGAGACGGTCCAGTACGCACAGGCCGAAGGCGACGACGACGACCACGACGCGAACCTCCCGTTCGACGAGGTGCTCAAGCGGGCGACCTACGGCGACAGGACGCTGTTCGCCGCGGCGCAGGCCGGCCACGTCGAGAACTTCGTGGACACGCTGTTCTGGATCGCCGTGCCGCTGTACCTCACGAGCCAGGGGCTGGGCATCGCCGCGGTCGGCGTCGTCGTCGGCGTCCACAGCGCGATGTACTTCCTCCAGATCGCGACCGGTGGGCTCGCGGACCGCATCGGTCGCCGCCCGCCCGTCGTCGCGGGGATGTTCCTCGCGGGCGGTGGCGTCCTCGGGATGGTACTCGTTGAGGGATACCTCCCGTGGGCTGCCCTGGCCGGCGTCTCCGGGCTGGGCATGGCGTTGCTGTATCCGAACCTGATGACGGTTCCCAGCGACGCCGCCCACCCGACGTGGCGGTCGGCCGGCATGGGCGTCTACCGGATGTGGCGCGACTCCGGCTACGCGGTCGGCGCGGTCCTGATCGGACTCTCCATGGAGTTCGTGAACGCCGAGGCCGCCTTCTACCTGACCGCCGCCCTGATGTTCGTCTCCGGCGCGGTCGTGTACGGCTGGATGGAGGAGACCCACCCCGACTTCGGGACGCACGAACCGCCCGCCCCCGCGCCAGACCCATCGGCCCGGACAGTGGCCGAGGACTGA
- a CDS encoding outer membrane protein assembly factor BamB family protein: MTTVTDATVRHAGLGPGGTLHAVQQTDESESRYAVVSYDGTTETNRYMLRDRRPSSLTVGPTEVYVGTPSRNVLAIQSGTKDWHVDGMMPALEGGRLYTAGASDGVVAYAERSGVDRPLSAGPKRLWTGEWIPGQVHQPAVANGRLLVGTYDVPPNGGVVGAYDTENGERLWEPRNLGMDVATPAVVGDRGYTAVGTDGLQSGRVVALDLTTGETLWEDETDWYAYAPVVSEETLVVVGQVRDGDEFSAGKVRAYDTTSGEVLWTVTFESAVPNRAGVSLVGERVYATIGTTLSELA, encoded by the coding sequence GTGACAACCGTCACCGACGCCACGGTTCGACACGCTGGGCTCGGTCCAGGCGGGACGCTCCACGCAGTTCAGCAGACCGACGAAAGCGAATCCCGCTACGCCGTCGTCAGCTACGACGGAACCACCGAAACGAACCGGTACATGCTCCGCGATCGTCGTCCGAGTTCGTTGACCGTCGGACCGACGGAGGTGTACGTCGGAACTCCCTCGCGGAACGTTCTCGCCATCCAATCCGGTACGAAAGACTGGCACGTAGATGGGATGATGCCGGCACTCGAAGGTGGGAGATTGTACACGGCGGGTGCGTCAGACGGCGTCGTCGCCTACGCAGAACGGTCCGGAGTTGACCGTCCGCTGTCCGCTGGACCCAAGCGACTGTGGACGGGAGAGTGGATCCCCGGTCAGGTTCATCAACCAGCTGTCGCTAACGGGCGGCTCCTCGTCGGCACGTACGACGTCCCGCCCAATGGGGGCGTCGTCGGTGCGTACGATACGGAGAACGGTGAGCGATTGTGGGAGCCACGCAACTTGGGAATGGACGTGGCGACGCCTGCCGTCGTCGGTGACAGGGGGTACACCGCGGTCGGCACCGACGGACTCCAGTCCGGTCGGGTCGTCGCGCTCGATCTCACAACTGGGGAAACGCTCTGGGAGGACGAGACTGACTGGTACGCATATGCACCGGTCGTGAGTGAGGAAACGCTCGTTGTTGTCGGACAGGTACGTGATGGCGACGAGTTTTCCGCAGGAAAGGTCCGTGCCTACGATACGACGTCGGGCGAGGTACTCTGGACGGTCACATTCGAGTCCGCTGTACCGAACAGGGCTGGGGTCAGTCTCGTCGGTGAGCGCGTGTACGCTACTATTGGCACGACGCTCTCCGAACTTGCTTAG